The Clostridioides sp. ES-S-0010-02 genome window below encodes:
- a CDS encoding sporulation integral membrane protein YlbJ, producing the protein MKKNKIIGFFAPAIIVGVLVLGIILYPNEAIKSAREGFSIWSNVLVPSLLPFIIGANLIVDLKIVDIIGFIINPITRLVFNVSGKSALAFAISAVSGYPVGASLASEFRSNKQISKHEAQRLVSFCSTSGPLFIIGSVGTGMFQNSNLGYLMILCHYLGTILVGLFFRNYGNENLPKTKLDLKTNIKNIINIRSSSGNGFFVLFGNAVFNGVNTLLTVGGFVIVFSVVFKILSLFNVISLIASVIYLPLSLLGVNKELCQAFVSGLFEITIGCNKVSSITSAPEILRASLASFLIGFSGLSILAQCCTFLSKTDIDLKLYILSKFAHGLLAGLFIFILYPIANSTVLVSSFADTYNVIYNNLIWFYYLSYYDTILQIVIIIYLISALFVAKKHMRNLSTSGKLIRYKNTFFIKNLFRKK; encoded by the coding sequence ATGAAAAAAAATAAAATTATTGGTTTTTTCGCTCCAGCTATCATAGTTGGGGTTCTAGTTTTAGGCATTATCTTATACCCAAATGAAGCTATAAAATCTGCAAGAGAGGGTTTTTCCATATGGTCTAATGTTCTAGTCCCATCGCTACTCCCTTTTATAATTGGTGCAAACCTAATTGTTGATTTAAAAATAGTAGATATTATAGGGTTTATTATTAATCCCATAACTAGACTTGTGTTTAATGTATCAGGAAAAAGTGCTTTAGCTTTTGCAATATCAGCAGTATCTGGTTATCCAGTGGGAGCAAGTCTAGCTTCTGAATTTAGAAGCAATAAACAGATTTCTAAGCATGAAGCCCAAAGACTGGTATCTTTTTGTTCTACATCAGGACCTTTATTTATAATAGGCTCAGTTGGTACAGGTATGTTTCAAAATTCAAATTTAGGTTACTTGATGATTTTATGCCATTACTTGGGAACTATATTGGTTGGTCTTTTTTTCAGAAATTATGGAAATGAAAATCTTCCAAAGACAAAATTAGATTTAAAAACAAACATAAAAAACATAATTAATATTAGAAGTTCTAGTGGTAATGGTTTTTTTGTTCTATTTGGAAATGCTGTCTTTAATGGAGTAAATACATTACTTACAGTTGGTGGATTTGTAATTGTTTTTTCGGTAGTATTTAAAATACTATCACTATTTAATGTAATCTCTTTAATAGCATCAGTTATATATTTACCACTTTCACTTTTAGGTGTCAATAAGGAGCTCTGTCAAGCATTTGTAAGCGGTCTATTTGAAATCACAATTGGTTGTAATAAGGTATCTAGTATAACAAGTGCCCCAGAAATCCTAAGAGCATCTTTGGCTAGTTTTCTGATAGGATTTAGCGGATTGTCCATACTAGCTCAATGTTGTACATTTTTATCAAAAACAGATATAGACTTAAAATTATACATATTAAGTAAGTTTGCACATGGACTTTTAGCAGGTTTATTTATTTTTATACTTTATCCTATTGCAAACTCTACTGTATTAGTTTCTAGCTTTGCTGATACATATAATGTTATATATAATAACTTAATTTGGTTCTATTATCTTAGCTATTATGACACTATTCTTCAAATTGTAATAATAATCTACTTAATTTCAGCTTTATTTGTTGCTAAAAAACACATGAGAAATTTATCTACAAGTGGAAAATTAATTAGATATAAAAATACTTTTTTTATAAAAAACTTATTTCGAAAAAAATAA
- a CDS encoding tyrosine-type recombinase/integrase, producing the protein MATRPIEIDEYKKIMELLHTGFIYSENGVEKRFRKNPKVALALMLEANLGLRISDILRLKIGNFKGNMLEINEKKTGKLQYRPVNKNIIESINEHARKYNLKSDDYLVNIKTKAIQKQLRIICKYLNLYNISTHSFRKLYATTQFEKSNNNLELVKELLNHSSVATTQRYIRVTQQAINEASENFFIE; encoded by the coding sequence ATGGCAACAAGACCTATAGAAATAGACGAATATAAAAAGATAATGGAACTACTACATACGGGCTTTATTTATAGTGAAAATGGCGTTGAAAAAAGATTTAGAAAGAATCCTAAGGTTGCATTAGCACTAATGTTAGAAGCTAATTTAGGTCTAAGAATATCAGATATTTTAAGATTAAAAATAGGTAATTTTAAAGGTAATATGTTGGAAATAAATGAAAAAAAGACAGGTAAACTACAGTATAGACCTGTTAACAAAAATATAATTGAATCTATAAATGAACATGCAAGAAAGTATAATCTTAAATCAGATGACTACTTAGTAAATATAAAGACAAAAGCTATCCAGAAACAATTGAGAATAATTTGTAAATACTTAAATTTGTATAACATAAGCACACATAGCTTTAGAAAGCTCTATGCTACTACTCAATTTGAAAAGAGTAACAATAACTTAGAATTAGTTAAGGAACTCTTAAACCATAGCTCTGTAGCCACTACACAGCGATATATAAGGGTAACTCAGCAAGCTATTAACGAGGCGAGTGAAAATTTTTTTATTGAATAA
- a CDS encoding homoserine dehydrogenase, with translation MKIGILGYGTVGSGLIDLIENNTLKREIEIAGILVKNKEKHKSKRYFDKVTTDIEDIFNKEVDILVEVIGGLNPALDYVTRALNKKIHVVTANKDLLAERGSDLIELANLNDVSIKFEASVAGGIPVLKPLIESLEGNNIKSINAILNGTCNFILSKMYDENLPYDVALKQAQELGFAEVNPDADVLGYDSARKLSILSTLSYGKIVYWKDLLLEGITSIDEKDIEYAKKLNCKIKLVARSKYELGEVSGFVRPALVDNDNMLSKIDNEFNVVIIVGDSVGELSFVGKGAGRGATGSAVYADIIDIIDNRSSNIKSFSKGKLDLSGLIEDECSAVVRFSEYNKDGILKCLDKYVDSYNIIDEEEFAIFINAKSEHEIDRFLEDVKRNEYSKSVKKLLKVD, from the coding sequence GTGAAGATAGGAATACTAGGGTATGGAACAGTAGGAAGTGGATTAATAGATTTAATAGAGAATAATACTTTAAAAAGAGAAATAGAAATAGCTGGAATTTTAGTTAAAAATAAAGAGAAACATAAATCAAAGAGATATTTTGATAAGGTAACAACAGATATAGAAGATATATTTAACAAAGAAGTTGATATATTAGTTGAAGTAATTGGAGGACTAAATCCAGCTCTTGATTATGTAACAAGAGCTCTAAATAAAAAAATACATGTAGTAACAGCAAATAAAGATTTATTAGCTGAAAGAGGTAGTGACCTTATAGAGCTGGCTAACTTAAATGATGTTAGCATTAAATTTGAAGCATCAGTAGCAGGTGGTATTCCAGTTTTAAAGCCATTAATAGAATCATTAGAAGGTAATAATATAAAAAGTATAAATGCTATTTTAAATGGAACATGCAACTTTATATTATCAAAGATGTATGATGAAAATTTACCATATGATGTAGCTTTAAAACAAGCACAAGAACTAGGATTTGCAGAAGTTAATCCAGATGCAGATGTATTAGGATATGATAGTGCTAGAAAACTATCTATATTATCTACTTTATCTTATGGGAAAATAGTGTATTGGAAAGATTTGTTATTAGAAGGAATAACTTCAATAGATGAAAAGGATATAGAATATGCTAAGAAATTAAATTGTAAGATAAAATTAGTTGCTAGAAGTAAATATGAATTGGGAGAAGTAAGTGGATTTGTTAGACCTGCATTGGTGGATAATGATAATATGCTGTCTAAAATAGATAATGAGTTTAATGTAGTAATTATAGTGGGAGATTCTGTAGGAGAACTTTCTTTTGTAGGTAAGGGTGCTGGAAGAGGTGCAACAGGAAGTGCTGTTTATGCTGATATCATAGATATAATAGATAATAGGAGTTCAAATATAAAGTCTTTTTCAAAAGGTAAATTGGATTTGAGTGGGCTTATAGAAGATGAATGTAGTGCAGTAGTTAGATTTAGTGAATATAATAAAGATGGAATTTTAAAATGTTTAGATAAATATGTAGATAGCTATAATATTATAGATGAAGAAGAATTTGCTATTTTTATAAATGCAAAATCAGAACATGAAATTGATAGGTTCTTAGAAGATGTAAAGAGAAATGAATATAGTAAGTCAGTTAAAAAACTATTAAAAGTAGATTAA